One Phycisphaera mikurensis NBRC 102666 DNA window includes the following coding sequences:
- the cyoE gene encoding heme o synthase, with the protein MQAHAASERTRTPAARAVAWSDWVALTKPRITRMVVVTAGLGFLMATLAGATWTWAGLLGTLAGTAASCAAAGVWNQVIEREADARMSRTRSRPVAAGRVSPRDATGFAAVLAVLGQGLLCTFGTPLASALAAATIVLYVGPYTLLKPKTPASLWVGAVPGALPPVIGFAAASAGLAGTPWYGATSAAVWWVFGVMFFWQIPHFLAIAWKLRDDYAAGGLAMLPVVDPGGRRTGRQAVAGAALLLACVLTPAATGTLAVWAAVPCALAAAAYLGLAAAFAKGLDPVATRRLFLASLAVLPLMLALFAVGAL; encoded by the coding sequence GTGCAGGCCCACGCCGCCTCCGAGCGCACGCGGACGCCGGCCGCGCGGGCGGTGGCCTGGTCGGACTGGGTGGCGCTCACGAAGCCGCGGATCACGCGGATGGTGGTCGTCACGGCGGGGCTCGGCTTCCTGATGGCCACCCTCGCGGGCGCAACGTGGACCTGGGCGGGGCTGCTGGGCACGCTGGCGGGCACGGCGGCGAGCTGCGCGGCGGCGGGGGTGTGGAACCAGGTGATCGAGCGGGAGGCGGACGCGCGGATGAGCCGCACGCGCTCGCGGCCCGTGGCGGCGGGTCGGGTCTCGCCGCGCGACGCGACGGGCTTCGCCGCGGTGCTGGCGGTGCTCGGCCAGGGCCTGCTGTGCACCTTCGGCACGCCGCTGGCCTCGGCGCTGGCGGCCGCCACGATCGTCCTCTACGTCGGGCCGTACACGCTGCTGAAGCCGAAGACTCCGGCGTCGCTGTGGGTCGGGGCGGTGCCGGGGGCGTTGCCGCCGGTCATCGGCTTCGCGGCGGCGAGCGCGGGCTTGGCGGGAACGCCCTGGTATGGCGCCACCTCCGCCGCGGTGTGGTGGGTCTTCGGGGTCATGTTCTTCTGGCAGATCCCGCACTTCCTCGCCATCGCCTGGAAGCTGCGGGACGACTACGCGGCGGGCGGGCTGGCGATGCTGCCGGTGGTGGACCCCGGCGGCCGGCGCACGGGCCGGCAGGCGGTGGCCGGGGCGGCGCTGCTGCTGGCGTGCGTCCTCACGCCCGCAGCGACGGGAACGCTGGCGGTCTGGGCGGCGGTGCCCTGTGCCCTCGCGGCCGCGGCGTACCTGGGCCTCGCCGCGGCCTTCGCCAAGGGGCTGGATCCGGTCGCGACGCGGCGGCTGTTCCTCGCGTCGCTGGCGGTGCTGCCGCTGATGCTGGCGCTCTTCGCGGTGGGGGCTCTGTGA
- a CDS encoding co-chaperone GroES → MPESSASKTKLEVVEPIGARVLIRKDEDRKTTKAGIHLPDKIEIPTITGRIVTVSAEVDNDDDYPLKQYDRVLFNPKGAIPVEFEGDNRLFVVPVENVVAVFRSR, encoded by the coding sequence ATGCCCGAATCCTCCGCCTCCAAGACCAAGCTCGAGGTCGTCGAGCCCATCGGCGCCCGCGTGCTGATCCGCAAGGACGAGGACCGCAAGACCACCAAAGCCGGCATCCACCTCCCCGACAAGATCGAGATTCCCACGATCACCGGCCGGATCGTCACCGTCTCCGCGGAGGTGGACAACGACGACGACTACCCGCTGAAGCAGTACGACCGCGTGCTCTTCAACCCCAAGGGAGCGATCCCGGTCGAGTTCGAGGGCGACAACCGGCTCTTCGTCGTCCCCGTCGAGAACGTCGTGGCCGTCTTCCGCAGCCGGTGA
- a CDS encoding anthranilate synthase component I family protein, producing the protein MIGHPRTAGLSPVAALRSADSAGDRAFLLHSGRYDAAHARYSVLARADGAVRWSEGDAADPFDQLGAAAGDGALWLGFLGYDLARRVERLPGGAVGDRAWPGLAFHRCPGWLEHDAAAPPGSRWAACGELAGTPDDELVRIFGLGEGLAAAGFAAGPAAADRPGAEHAAAVAAALGYVAAGDVFQVNVARRWGGSFRGSTAALYAALAEAAGPWYGAHLPCPGLGRLADAALCSASPELFLEVEPGGWVTTRPIKGTEAAGGAGLEASSKDAAELAMIVDLLRNDLGRVCRPGSMAVPVPRAVEDHPTVRHGVATVRGRLRAEADLADLLRATWPGGSVTGAPKVRAMEIIDELEPVRRGPAYGAIGGIRRDPAAAAAGEGWRVRLNLAIRTLCVANGRYDFHVGGGIVAGSHPADELAETHVKAAAMLAALRCGAGSPG; encoded by the coding sequence GTGATCGGGCATCCGCGGACCGCCGGCCTTTCGCCGGTCGCGGCGCTGCGGTCCGCGGATTCCGCCGGCGACCGGGCATTCCTGCTGCACTCCGGGCGGTACGACGCGGCGCACGCGCGCTACAGCGTGCTGGCGCGGGCGGACGGGGCGGTGCGTTGGTCGGAGGGCGACGCGGCGGACCCCTTCGACCAACTCGGGGCCGCCGCGGGCGACGGCGCCCTGTGGCTGGGCTTCCTCGGCTACGACCTGGCGCGGCGGGTGGAGCGTCTCCCCGGCGGGGCCGTCGGCGACCGGGCCTGGCCGGGGCTCGCGTTCCACCGCTGCCCCGGCTGGTTGGAGCACGACGCCGCGGCGCCGCCCGGATCCCGGTGGGCCGCTTGCGGCGAGCTGGCGGGCACGCCCGACGACGAGCTGGTGCGGATCTTCGGCCTCGGCGAGGGCCTCGCCGCCGCGGGCTTCGCCGCCGGCCCGGCCGCCGCGGACCGGCCCGGAGCCGAACACGCCGCGGCGGTCGCCGCGGCGCTGGGCTACGTCGCCGCGGGCGACGTCTTCCAGGTGAACGTGGCCCGCCGCTGGGGCGGGAGCTTCCGGGGGAGCACGGCTGCGCTCTACGCGGCGCTGGCCGAAGCGGCCGGGCCCTGGTACGGGGCCCACCTCCCCTGCCCGGGCCTCGGGCGCCTCGCGGACGCGGCGCTGTGCTCCGCCTCGCCGGAGCTGTTCCTGGAGGTGGAGCCCGGGGGCTGGGTCACGACGCGGCCGATCAAGGGCACCGAAGCCGCGGGCGGAGCCGGGCTCGAGGCGTCCTCCAAGGACGCGGCCGAGCTGGCGATGATCGTCGACCTGCTGCGCAACGACCTGGGCCGGGTGTGCCGGCCGGGGTCGATGGCGGTGCCGGTGCCGCGGGCGGTGGAGGACCACCCCACCGTGCGGCACGGCGTGGCGACGGTGCGCGGTCGGCTGCGGGCGGAGGCGGACCTCGCGGACCTGCTGCGGGCCACCTGGCCGGGCGGCTCGGTCACGGGGGCGCCCAAGGTGCGGGCGATGGAGATCATCGACGAGCTCGAGCCGGTCCGGCGGGGGCCGGCCTACGGCGCGATCGGCGGGATCCGGCGGGACCCCGCCGCGGCCGCCGCGGGCGAGGGCTGGCGCGTGCGCCTGAACCTGGCGATCCGCACCCTGTGCGTCGCCAACGGCCGCTACGACTTCCACGTGGGCGGCGGGATCGTCGCCGGATCGCATCCCGCGGACGAGCTGGCCGAGACGCACGTCAAGGCCGCCGCGATGCTCGCGGCGTTGCGTTGCGGGGCGGGCAGCCCCGGCTGA
- a CDS encoding HlyD family efflux transporter periplasmic adaptor subunit, whose amino-acid sequence MTQAAIQADLPGALPARGFDEAERLVRFGGPPDAFLAELLLAQCRFAGAAGGAVLRRAEGGPGVECLQSVPPGAAGRDPEEEAAPPWLREVAGVVGGAGGWPREAASFPLESGDGLYGEDGQRHAVVLPLGAFASLDAVAAFVLEGCDADEAHHACRRLAFTLSMLTLYEARQALGAREADLRGLALATGTLAALNRQGRFGSAGLAFCNEVASRFEAERVSFGVVRGRYVKLRAMSQTEHVHRKMAAVQAIEAAMEECLDQDTEVQHPAAPEEPVVARAAAELARRESCDAVISLPLRRAGEAEAVVTLERASRGLDAAEASFLRLACELCGPRLLEMEAADRWVGARAAASVRRGLALFVGPTHTWAKAAAIGLLAALAVVTLVDVPFRVDAPFELQAVTRRQVPAPFEGYLATVAVRAGDVVQAGDVLGELDTSELQLERARQQAERLTHQKEADEARREGKTVDVQIAEARAAEAQVQVELNDHQIAQATLRAPVAGSVISDDLQQKLFSPVKRGELLFEVARLGQQRAEMRVSDEDIPWVREGQTGSLAPASTPGDPVGFRVGRIEPIAEVVDGENVFRVRLELLESRPWFRPGVAGVAKIDVGKGSILWVYTREAVNFVRLKLWL is encoded by the coding sequence TTGACCCAAGCCGCGATCCAGGCCGACCTCCCGGGTGCCCTGCCCGCCCGCGGCTTCGATGAGGCCGAGCGGCTCGTGCGCTTCGGCGGCCCGCCGGACGCGTTCCTCGCCGAGCTCCTGCTGGCGCAGTGCCGCTTCGCCGGCGCGGCGGGCGGGGCGGTGCTGCGCCGAGCCGAGGGCGGCCCGGGCGTGGAGTGTCTGCAGAGCGTGCCGCCGGGTGCGGCGGGTCGGGATCCGGAGGAGGAGGCGGCGCCGCCTTGGCTGCGGGAGGTGGCGGGGGTGGTCGGTGGCGCCGGCGGCTGGCCGCGGGAGGCGGCGAGCTTCCCGCTGGAGTCCGGCGACGGGCTCTACGGCGAGGATGGGCAACGCCACGCGGTGGTGCTGCCCCTGGGCGCCTTCGCCAGCCTCGACGCCGTGGCGGCCTTCGTGCTGGAGGGCTGCGACGCCGACGAGGCGCACCACGCCTGCCGCCGGCTGGCCTTCACGCTCTCGATGCTCACGCTCTACGAGGCGCGGCAGGCGCTGGGGGCGCGCGAGGCGGACCTCCGCGGCCTGGCGCTCGCGACGGGCACGCTGGCGGCGCTGAACCGGCAGGGCCGCTTCGGCAGCGCGGGCCTGGCCTTCTGCAACGAGGTCGCGAGCCGCTTCGAAGCCGAGCGCGTCAGCTTCGGCGTGGTTCGCGGCCGGTACGTGAAGCTGCGTGCGATGAGCCAGACCGAGCACGTGCACCGCAAGATGGCGGCGGTGCAGGCGATCGAGGCGGCGATGGAGGAGTGCCTCGACCAGGACACGGAGGTGCAGCACCCCGCGGCGCCCGAGGAGCCGGTGGTGGCGCGGGCCGCGGCGGAGCTGGCGCGGCGCGAGAGCTGCGACGCCGTGATCTCGCTGCCGCTGCGGCGAGCCGGAGAGGCGGAGGCGGTGGTGACGCTGGAGCGGGCCAGCCGCGGGCTCGACGCGGCCGAGGCGTCCTTCCTTCGGCTCGCTTGCGAGCTGTGCGGCCCACGCTTGCTGGAGATGGAGGCCGCGGACCGCTGGGTGGGGGCGCGGGCCGCGGCCTCGGTCCGCCGCGGCCTCGCCCTGTTCGTGGGCCCAACGCACACCTGGGCGAAGGCGGCGGCCATCGGGCTGCTGGCGGCCCTTGCCGTGGTGACGCTGGTGGACGTGCCCTTCCGGGTGGATGCGCCCTTCGAGCTGCAGGCGGTGACGCGGCGGCAGGTGCCCGCGCCCTTCGAGGGCTACCTCGCCACGGTCGCGGTCCGCGCCGGCGACGTGGTGCAGGCCGGCGACGTGCTCGGCGAGCTGGACACCTCGGAGCTTCAGCTGGAGCGTGCCCGGCAGCAGGCCGAGCGGCTCACGCACCAGAAGGAGGCCGACGAGGCGCGGCGGGAGGGCAAGACCGTGGACGTGCAGATCGCCGAGGCCCGCGCGGCCGAGGCGCAGGTTCAGGTGGAGCTGAACGACCACCAGATCGCTCAGGCGACGCTGCGGGCTCCGGTGGCGGGGAGCGTCATCTCCGATGACCTCCAGCAGAAGCTCTTCAGCCCGGTGAAGCGCGGCGAGCTGCTGTTCGAGGTCGCCCGGCTGGGGCAGCAGCGGGCGGAGATGCGGGTGAGCGACGAGGACATCCCCTGGGTCCGCGAGGGCCAGACCGGCAGCCTCGCCCCGGCATCGACGCCGGGCGATCCGGTCGGCTTCCGGGTGGGCCGCATCGAGCCCATCGCCGAGGTCGTTGACGGCGAGAACGTCTTCCGCGTGCGGCTGGAGCTGCTGGAGAGCCGCCCGTGGTTCCGCCCCGGTGTCGCCGGCGTCGCCAAGATCGACGTCGGCAAAGGCAGCATCCTCTGGGTCTACACGCGCGAGGCGGTCAACTTCGTGAGGTTGAAGCTGTGGCTGTGA
- a CDS encoding COX15/CtaA family protein: protein MRRDADTMPVSPTVPRFRGWLFALACGLVLVTAVMIFIGGKVTSHEVGMAVPDGFETFGHWSLVAPLNLWWHDFGTRWEHLHRLQGYVVSFTTLGLLIALCFAGVRDKRKGLIVAGVALSAGVILQALLGILRVDEVSRALAGVHGVVGQLFFAATVLTAVLVGPGWTRRLAAVRRGEAARRRWPTGALVLLVALVGQLVLGSAVRHAGAGEAIPDWPLHYGQVVPPMDQAGVDAAVDEAWAAGDFGGTFEMTRVTGTGAVETVSSRPAVEAGQVHLHLTHRLGAYAITLFTLVLVGWTLRRDAGVAAAEPGAATAGVSAGLVVLLALQVALGVATVLGHVHPTLATLHQSTGALLLGLAVVFAARSSAAIAARRALPASARADAATPSAGGPGWTGAGSLAGSVN from the coding sequence ATGCGCCGCGACGCCGACACCATGCCGGTCTCTCCGACGGTTCCGCGCTTCCGCGGGTGGCTGTTCGCGCTGGCGTGCGGGCTCGTCCTGGTGACGGCGGTGATGATCTTCATCGGCGGCAAGGTCACCAGCCACGAGGTGGGGATGGCGGTGCCGGACGGATTCGAGACCTTCGGGCACTGGTCGCTGGTCGCGCCGCTGAACCTGTGGTGGCACGACTTCGGCACGCGGTGGGAGCACCTGCACCGGCTGCAGGGCTACGTCGTGAGCTTCACGACGCTCGGCCTGTTGATCGCGCTGTGCTTCGCGGGGGTCCGCGACAAGCGGAAGGGACTGATCGTGGCGGGCGTGGCGCTGTCGGCGGGCGTGATCCTGCAGGCGCTCCTGGGGATCCTGCGGGTCGACGAGGTCTCCCGCGCCCTGGCGGGCGTGCACGGGGTGGTCGGGCAGCTGTTCTTCGCCGCAACGGTGCTGACGGCGGTGCTGGTGGGGCCGGGGTGGACGCGCCGCCTGGCCGCGGTGCGGCGGGGCGAGGCGGCGCGGCGGCGGTGGCCGACCGGTGCGCTGGTGCTGCTGGTGGCCCTGGTGGGGCAGCTGGTGCTCGGCTCGGCCGTGCGGCACGCAGGGGCGGGCGAGGCGATCCCCGATTGGCCGCTGCATTACGGCCAGGTCGTGCCGCCGATGGACCAGGCGGGCGTGGACGCGGCGGTCGACGAGGCCTGGGCGGCGGGGGACTTCGGCGGGACTTTCGAGATGACGCGGGTGACCGGCACGGGCGCGGTGGAGACGGTGAGCTCGCGCCCGGCGGTCGAGGCCGGTCAGGTGCACCTGCACCTGACCCACCGCCTGGGGGCGTACGCCATCACGCTGTTCACGCTGGTGCTGGTCGGCTGGACGCTGCGTCGGGATGCGGGCGTTGCCGCGGCGGAGCCGGGCGCGGCGACGGCGGGGGTGTCGGCCGGGCTGGTGGTTCTGCTGGCGCTGCAGGTCGCGCTGGGCGTGGCGACGGTGCTCGGGCACGTGCACCCCACGCTGGCGACGCTGCACCAGTCCACCGGGGCGCTGCTGCTGGGCCTGGCGGTGGTCTTCGCGGCGCGGAGCTCGGCGGCGATCGCGGCGCGGCGGGCGCTGCCCGCGTCGGCTCGGGCGGACGCGGCGACACCGTCGGCGGGCGGCCCGGGCTGGACCGGGGCCGGGAGCCTCGCCGGGAGCGTGAACTAG
- a CDS encoding DNA-directed RNA polymerase subunit alpha C-terminal domain-containing protein, producing MAESEATTPSTDETAAEGDFRDSAAAGKAFGEGQKLEDAGDRVGAVEKYEAAYAADPDDANISFRLAYNLDLLGEEDEAIHLYEECVRTPQAPLHALINLAVLYEDRGKLPQAERCVRQVLATDPNHARARLFIKDILASREMVIDDDQEKRDDRHAALLDVPVTDFEMDYRTRNSLRKMDIKTLGDLLRVSEAELRSYKNFGEASIDEIKSMLAQKGLRLGQDLERAQEKAREERLSEVEAESGEGNLMERSVGELDLSVRARKALALLSVDSLGDLVMMTEAELMGVKNFGATTLDEIKEKLVAAGLSLRTLEAPE from the coding sequence ATGGCCGAATCCGAAGCAACGACCCCTTCCACCGACGAGACCGCCGCCGAGGGCGACTTCCGCGACAGCGCCGCCGCGGGCAAGGCCTTCGGCGAGGGCCAGAAGCTCGAGGACGCGGGCGACCGCGTCGGCGCCGTCGAGAAGTACGAAGCCGCCTACGCGGCCGACCCCGACGACGCGAACATCAGCTTCCGCCTGGCCTACAACCTCGACCTGCTCGGCGAGGAGGACGAGGCGATCCACCTCTACGAGGAGTGCGTCCGCACCCCGCAAGCGCCGCTGCACGCGCTCATCAACCTCGCCGTGCTCTACGAGGACCGCGGCAAGCTGCCCCAGGCCGAGCGCTGCGTCCGCCAGGTGCTGGCGACCGACCCCAACCACGCCCGGGCCCGGCTGTTCATTAAGGACATCCTCGCCTCGCGCGAGATGGTCATCGACGACGACCAGGAGAAGCGGGACGATCGCCACGCCGCCCTGCTCGACGTGCCGGTGACGGACTTCGAGATGGACTACCGAACGCGCAACAGCCTGCGCAAGATGGACATCAAGACCCTCGGCGACCTCCTCCGCGTGTCCGAGGCCGAGCTGCGCAGCTACAAGAACTTCGGCGAGGCCAGCATCGACGAGATCAAGTCGATGCTCGCCCAGAAGGGGCTGCGGCTGGGCCAGGACCTCGAGCGGGCGCAGGAGAAGGCCCGCGAGGAGCGGCTTTCCGAGGTCGAGGCCGAGTCCGGCGAGGGCAACCTGATGGAGCGGAGCGTCGGCGAGCTGGACCTCTCGGTGCGGGCCCGCAAGGCCCTCGCCTTGCTCAGCGTCGACAGCCTCGGCGACCTGGTCATGATGACCGAAGCGGAGCTGATGGGCGTGAAGAACTTCGGCGCCACCACGCTCGATGAGATCAAGGAGAAGCTGGTCGCCGCGGGCCTCTCGCTGCGCACGCTCGAAGCGCCCGAGTGA
- a CDS encoding ABC transporter ATP-binding protein — MSDAAPPAVLVEGLRHAYAGGREALRGVGFRVEPGEIAALLGPNGSGKSTAFRILATLMRPAAAAGPSGRVEVFGACPWENPHAVREKIGVVFQSPSLDGELTAEENLRCQGRLQGLRGASLREAVGLGLERAGLVARRGDRVRGFSGGMKRRLEVAKAMLHGPELLLLDEPDAGLDPAARATLWEQLDALRHGAGATVLLTTHLMDLAARADRLVLLDRGSVVRTGTAAELVDAAGGEAVRLEPADGDAAALADDLRGEAGLSRLRVLPHGPRPALRLRRADAAAWVLGLRERWPDRFSRVSYGPATLEDAFVELIEPAAEVEPAPPARRGRGRGR; from the coding sequence GTGAGCGACGCCGCGCCGCCCGCCGTGCTCGTCGAGGGCCTGCGTCACGCTTACGCCGGCGGGCGGGAGGCGCTGCGTGGCGTCGGGTTCCGCGTCGAGCCCGGCGAGATCGCCGCGTTGCTGGGCCCCAACGGCAGCGGCAAGAGCACCGCCTTCCGGATCCTCGCGACGCTGATGAGGCCCGCCGCGGCGGCGGGTCCGTCCGGCCGGGTGGAGGTCTTCGGCGCTTGCCCCTGGGAGAACCCTCACGCGGTGCGGGAGAAGATTGGCGTCGTCTTCCAAAGCCCCAGCCTCGACGGCGAGCTGACGGCGGAGGAGAACCTCCGCTGCCAGGGCAGGCTGCAGGGGCTGCGTGGGGCGTCGCTCCGGGAGGCGGTGGGGCTGGGGCTGGAGCGGGCCGGACTGGTGGCGCGGCGTGGCGACCGGGTCCGCGGCTTCTCCGGCGGCATGAAGCGGCGGCTGGAGGTGGCCAAGGCGATGCTGCACGGGCCCGAGCTTTTGCTGCTCGACGAGCCCGACGCGGGGCTGGACCCGGCGGCGCGGGCGACGCTCTGGGAGCAGCTCGACGCGCTGCGGCACGGGGCGGGCGCCACGGTGTTGCTGACCACCCACCTGATGGATCTGGCGGCGCGGGCCGACCGGCTGGTGCTGCTCGACCGCGGGTCGGTGGTGCGGACCGGGACCGCGGCGGAGTTGGTGGACGCGGCCGGCGGCGAGGCGGTCCGGCTGGAGCCGGCCGATGGCGACGCGGCGGCCCTGGCCGATGACCTCCGGGGCGAGGCGGGGCTCAGCCGGCTCCGGGTGCTCCCGCACGGCCCGCGGCCGGCGCTGCGGCTGCGGAGGGCGGACGCGGCGGCGTGGGTGCTCGGGTTGCGGGAACGCTGGCCGGACCGCTTCAGCCGCGTGAGCTACGGCCCGGCGACGCTGGAGGACGCCTTCGTCGAGCTCATCGAGCCCGCGGCCGAGGTGGAGCCGGCCCCGCCCGCGAGGCGGGGCCGCGGGCGGGGCCGGTGA
- a CDS encoding alpha-L-rhamnosidase, with product MGPSPAGDTGRAALAQAAWVGTPIRGTAMVGVPAPLMRLNFTLAARPRHATLWITALGVYEAELDGQRLGVDLLQPGWTDYGHRVHVQRHDLAARLDAGDHTLGAVLGDGWYAGRVAHLDRGQLWGQRPALRAALVLDEADGRVRVLTTRPPAANGGKGDGWRWAEGPIRAADLIDGEHHDALREVPGWSTPGGGGSASWCPVEAIRPPVEPERIFDNPAPPVRVVAELTPVAAPRKVAAGHGREAWAFDFGQNFTGKTRLRVRGPAGLAVRIRFAEALDPAGNLDVSNLRSARATDGYVLRGDPAGETWTPRFTFHGFRYAEVSWGIPRHAAAGTGGADPPDAGSLTGLVMANDMPRTGTFQTGHTLLQRLHENIGWGLLSNFLEVPTDCPQRDERLGWTGDIQVFAPTATFHRDVSGFLTKWMRDVGDAQLREGPQAGAVPAVVPNVLDREDGGPGWSDAAVTVPWAAYRAYGDKARLAESWDLARRWIDFQRRTSEGGFRDPAAHGIFGGFGDWLALDGDAASPLSSGTPRPLIAAAFFANALDVFGRVAGVLGHEAERAEAAADATAARAAFARRYLRGARLTARSQTAHLLALGFGLVPEAARPAVFADLLDLLAERDHHLATGFLGTPLLCPVLEAGGRTDLAVDLLLKETYPSWLYPVTLGATTMWERWNSWHPERGFVDLTMNSLNHYAYGAVGDWIYRRVGGLDFAHGEAGPRLRVRPWPDRRLAHATTTLHTPRGRAEVVWRVDGDHAAVRCVVPEGCPAVAVGEGGAERELAPGRHAFRVPLPRRG from the coding sequence ATGGGACCCTCACCGGCCGGCGACACGGGGCGGGCGGCGCTCGCGCAGGCGGCTTGGGTGGGCACGCCGATCCGCGGGACGGCGATGGTGGGGGTGCCGGCCCCGCTGATGCGGCTGAACTTCACGCTGGCGGCCCGGCCGCGGCACGCGACGCTCTGGATCACGGCGCTGGGCGTCTACGAGGCGGAGCTGGACGGGCAGCGGCTGGGCGTGGACCTCCTGCAGCCGGGCTGGACGGACTACGGCCACCGCGTCCACGTGCAGCGCCACGACCTGGCGGCGCGGCTGGACGCGGGGGACCACACGCTCGGGGCGGTGCTCGGCGACGGCTGGTACGCCGGGCGGGTGGCGCACCTGGACCGCGGGCAGCTCTGGGGCCAGCGGCCGGCGCTGCGGGCGGCGCTGGTGCTGGACGAGGCGGACGGCCGCGTGCGGGTGCTGACGACCCGCCCCCCGGCGGCGAACGGCGGCAAAGGGGACGGCTGGCGGTGGGCCGAGGGGCCGATCCGGGCGGCGGACCTCATCGACGGCGAGCACCACGACGCGCTGCGGGAGGTCCCGGGCTGGTCGACGCCGGGCGGCGGCGGCTCGGCGAGCTGGTGCCCGGTGGAGGCGATCCGGCCGCCGGTGGAGCCCGAGCGGATCTTCGACAACCCCGCCCCGCCGGTGCGGGTGGTGGCGGAGCTGACGCCGGTGGCCGCACCCCGGAAGGTCGCGGCGGGGCACGGCCGGGAGGCGTGGGCCTTCGACTTCGGGCAGAACTTCACGGGCAAGACGCGGCTGCGCGTTCGGGGGCCGGCGGGTCTGGCGGTCCGGATTCGCTTCGCCGAGGCGCTCGATCCGGCGGGCAACCTGGACGTCTCGAACCTGCGGAGCGCCCGGGCGACCGACGGCTACGTGCTCCGCGGCGACCCGGCGGGTGAGACGTGGACGCCGCGCTTCACCTTCCACGGCTTCCGCTACGCGGAGGTGTCCTGGGGGATCCCGCGTCACGCGGCGGCGGGCACGGGCGGAGCCGATCCGCCGGACGCTGGCAGCCTCACCGGCCTGGTGATGGCGAACGACATGCCCCGCACCGGCACCTTCCAAACCGGCCACACGCTGCTGCAGCGTCTGCACGAGAACATCGGCTGGGGCCTGCTGAGCAACTTCCTGGAGGTGCCCACGGACTGCCCGCAGCGGGACGAGCGGCTGGGTTGGACCGGCGACATCCAGGTCTTCGCACCGACGGCGACGTTCCACCGCGACGTGTCGGGCTTCCTCACCAAGTGGATGCGCGACGTGGGGGACGCGCAGCTGCGGGAGGGCCCGCAGGCGGGTGCGGTTCCGGCGGTGGTGCCCAACGTCCTCGACCGCGAGGACGGCGGGCCGGGCTGGTCGGACGCCGCGGTGACCGTGCCCTGGGCGGCGTACCGCGCCTACGGCGACAAGGCGCGGCTGGCGGAGAGCTGGGACCTGGCGCGCCGCTGGATCGACTTCCAGAGGCGGACCAGCGAGGGCGGCTTCCGCGACCCGGCCGCCCACGGCATCTTCGGGGGCTTCGGCGACTGGCTGGCGCTCGATGGCGACGCCGCCTCGCCCCTATCCAGCGGCACGCCGCGCCCGCTGATCGCCGCGGCGTTCTTCGCGAACGCGCTGGACGTGTTCGGCCGCGTCGCGGGCGTGCTCGGGCACGAAGCCGAGCGCGCCGAGGCGGCGGCGGACGCCACGGCGGCGCGGGCGGCGTTCGCGCGGCGCTACCTCCGCGGCGCCCGCTTGACGGCCCGCTCGCAGACGGCGCACCTGCTTGCGCTGGGCTTCGGCCTCGTGCCCGAGGCGGCGCGGCCGGCGGTCTTCGCCGACCTCCTGGACCTGCTGGCGGAGCGTGACCACCACCTCGCGACGGGCTTCCTGGGCACGCCGCTCTTGTGCCCGGTGCTCGAGGCGGGCGGCCGCACCGACTTGGCGGTGGACCTGCTGCTGAAGGAGACCTACCCGAGCTGGCTGTACCCGGTGACGCTGGGCGCCACGACGATGTGGGAGCGGTGGAACAGCTGGCACCCCGAGCGCGGCTTCGTGGACCTGACGATGAACAGCCTCAACCACTACGCCTACGGCGCGGTGGGCGATTGGATCTACCGGCGCGTGGGCGGGTTGGACTTTGCCCACGGGGAGGCCGGCCCGCGCTTGCGGGTGCGGCCGTGGCCGGACCGGCGGCTGGCGCACGCGACGACGACGCTCCACACGCCACGAGGCCGCGCGGAGGTGGTTTGGCGGGTGGACGGCGATCACGCGGCGGTCCGGTGCGTGGTGCCGGAGGGGTGCCCGGCGGTGGCGGTGGGCGAGGGCGGCGCGGAGCGCGAGCTCGCGCCCGGGCGGCACGCCTTCCGGGTGCCGCTGCCGCGGCGCGGGTGA